A region of Plantactinospora sp. BC1 DNA encodes the following proteins:
- a CDS encoding SufE family protein: MPQSMPPKLAEIVAEFAAAPRDVVLEMLLEFADAVPPLPAEFAGHAGMEQVPECQTAFFLRAEVAADRTVTTWFDCPPEAPTTRAFAGILAEGLAGASADEVLAVPDDLYQRMGLAQAISPLRVRGGNAILARLKRQVREQLD, translated from the coding sequence ATGCCGCAGTCGATGCCACCGAAGCTCGCCGAGATCGTGGCGGAGTTCGCCGCCGCTCCCCGGGACGTGGTCCTCGAAATGCTGCTGGAGTTCGCCGACGCGGTGCCACCGCTGCCGGCGGAGTTCGCCGGCCACGCCGGGATGGAGCAGGTCCCGGAGTGCCAGACGGCGTTCTTCCTGCGTGCCGAGGTGGCCGCCGACCGGACCGTGACCACCTGGTTCGACTGTCCGCCGGAGGCGCCCACCACCCGGGCCTTCGCCGGGATCCTCGCCGAGGGGCTGGCCGGGGCGAGCGCCGACGAGGTGTTGGCGGTGCCGGACGACCTCTACCAGCGGATGGGGCTGGCCCAGGCGATCAGCCCGTTGCGGGTACGCGGCGGCAACGCCATCCTGGCCCGGCTGAAGCGGCAGGTCCGGGAACAGCTCGACTGA
- a CDS encoding helix-turn-helix domain-containing protein, with protein sequence MDHVGARLRVARTDAQVTLTQMAARTNYSKSHLCNVELGKRPATPDLVLAYERVLGDSVNRRGALAIAATVVVSSAVAELVQHGFAAAIGPRRDVDEWVARAEGYGQDYMSLGAAELQGRLAADLVVLQQELDSPHLWGVAARLMTVHGKTLPGNDGGRGAIRSYEMAAIAADRSGDLEARVWVRGRAALALAYEGAHLPVAARFAEQAAGLSDRPTLGRLNALTAQAHVAACRGETGTALARLDDARRVFDTAGSAEQISDFAVPLWRFHTFESMLLSRLGHPGAVAAQDAADRTRPASLPRFATHIELHRGLMMASAGDAAGGLGYARRALDRLPPERHSLSLRLMLAEVERAAGATA encoded by the coding sequence ATGGATCACGTCGGCGCAAGGCTGAGGGTGGCGCGTACGGACGCCCAGGTCACCCTGACCCAGATGGCGGCCCGCACCAACTACAGCAAGAGTCATCTGTGCAACGTCGAGCTCGGCAAGCGGCCGGCCACCCCGGACCTGGTCCTCGCCTACGAGCGGGTGTTGGGAGACAGCGTGAACCGCAGAGGTGCCCTGGCGATCGCCGCGACCGTCGTCGTCTCGTCCGCCGTGGCCGAGTTGGTGCAGCACGGCTTCGCCGCCGCCATCGGGCCACGCCGGGACGTCGACGAGTGGGTCGCCCGGGCCGAGGGGTACGGGCAGGACTACATGTCGCTCGGCGCCGCCGAGTTGCAGGGCCGGCTCGCCGCCGACCTGGTGGTACTGCAACAGGAGCTGGACAGTCCGCACCTGTGGGGCGTCGCCGCCCGGCTGATGACGGTGCACGGCAAGACCCTGCCCGGCAACGACGGCGGTCGGGGAGCGATCCGGTCGTACGAGATGGCCGCGATCGCGGCGGACCGCTCCGGTGACCTGGAGGCCCGGGTCTGGGTACGTGGCCGGGCCGCCCTGGCGCTGGCGTACGAGGGTGCGCACCTGCCGGTGGCCGCCCGTTTCGCCGAGCAGGCCGCCGGGCTCTCCGACCGGCCGACCCTGGGCCGGTTGAACGCGCTGACCGCGCAGGCGCACGTCGCCGCCTGCCGGGGCGAGACCGGCACCGCTCTGGCCAGGTTGGACGATGCCCGGCGGGTCTTCGACACGGCCGGCAGCGCGGAGCAGATCTCCGACTTCGCGGTGCCGCTGTGGCGGTTCCACACCTTCGAGTCGATGCTGCTGTCCCGGCTCGGCCACCCGGGAGCGGTGGCCGCCCAGGACGCGGCGGACCGGACCCGGCCGGCCAGCCTGCCCCGGTTCGCCACGCACATCGAGCTGCACCGGGGCCTGATGATGGCCTCCGCCGGGGACGCGGCCGGTGGTCTCGGCTATGCCCGGCGGGCGCTGGACCGGCTGCCGCCGGAGCGGCACAGCCTGTCGCTGCGGCTGATGCTGGCCGAGGTGGAACGGGCGGCCGGAGCGACAGCCTGA
- a CDS encoding YbaK/EbsC family protein, whose translation MGTLKTEPARTRQDLLAPPVTEALHRWPADSPVGVDDILVAPIDATLADTAAFCAAYDVGLDVSANCVVVAGKREGSVRYAACVVLATTRADVNGVVRRHLDVRKASFAPMAEAVELTGMEYGGITPIGLPGSWPILVDSRVLDTPYVIVGSGVRHSKIALPGAALGLLPNAEVVEGLAREVG comes from the coding sequence ATGGGAACCCTGAAGACGGAGCCGGCCCGGACCCGCCAGGATCTGCTCGCACCGCCGGTGACCGAGGCCCTGCACCGCTGGCCCGCCGACTCCCCGGTCGGCGTCGACGACATCCTGGTCGCACCGATCGACGCCACCCTGGCCGACACCGCCGCCTTCTGTGCCGCCTACGACGTCGGGCTGGACGTCTCGGCGAACTGCGTGGTGGTGGCCGGCAAGCGGGAGGGGAGCGTCCGGTACGCGGCCTGCGTCGTACTGGCCACCACCCGGGCCGACGTGAACGGGGTGGTACGCCGCCACCTCGACGTACGCAAGGCGAGCTTCGCCCCGATGGCCGAGGCGGTCGAGCTGACCGGCATGGAGTACGGCGGCATCACCCCGATCGGGCTGCCCGGCTCATGGCCGATCCTGGTCGACTCGCGGGTGCTCGACACCCCGTACGTGATTGTCGGGTCGGGGGTCCGGCACAGCAAGATCGCGCTACCCGGTGCCGCCCTCGGGCTGCTGCCGAACGCCGAGGTCGTCGAGGGGCTCGCCCGAGAGGTCGGCTGA
- a CDS encoding exonuclease, giving the protein MADLPELYVAVDVEADGPIPGPYSMISLGMAVAGRPELTFYTELRPISDEFVPQALAVSGLDRERLLREAPPAEEAMTAAARWVNGLRKQGRPVFLAAPAVWDGMFVHWYFVRFTGRSPFGATGSGVDLRSYWMGRTGSEWAGTHKGRIKHALGLTGIPHTHHAGEDAAELAQVFDAVLRHPAPEPPARSD; this is encoded by the coding sequence GTGGCTGATCTTCCCGAGCTGTACGTCGCGGTCGACGTCGAGGCGGACGGGCCGATCCCGGGGCCGTACAGCATGATCTCGCTGGGCATGGCGGTGGCCGGGCGGCCCGAGTTGACCTTCTACACCGAACTGCGCCCGATCTCCGACGAGTTCGTGCCCCAGGCGCTCGCCGTCTCCGGACTGGACCGGGAGCGGCTGCTCCGGGAGGCGCCGCCGGCCGAGGAGGCGATGACCGCCGCGGCGAGGTGGGTCAACGGGCTACGCAAGCAGGGCCGCCCCGTCTTCCTGGCCGCGCCCGCCGTCTGGGACGGGATGTTCGTGCACTGGTACTTCGTCCGGTTCACCGGCCGGAGCCCGTTCGGGGCGACCGGGTCGGGGGTGGACCTGCGCAGCTACTGGATGGGCCGGACCGGTTCCGAGTGGGCCGGTACGCACAAGGGCAGGATCAAGCACGCGCTCGGCCTGACCGGCATCCCGCACACCCACCACGCGGGCGAGGACGCGGCGGAGTTGGCCCAGGTCTTCGACGCCGTACTGCGGCATCCGGCGCCGGAGCCGCCCGCCCGGTCCGACTGA
- a CDS encoding PD40 domain-containing protein, with protein sequence MSGLRDMFDEIAEQAKVYDVTGRAVRVARRRRRAARLAPVAAAATVVAFGTVAVVGLRPDPPVAQTVVAVPTVDWLPDRLDLPASGPDALPASGPVGPGVLVYADLRPGAPPPVLLTEDGRQHRLAEPVTSAAGLSHTRPTLSPDGRWLGEQRDGRYVVRDLTGTTRHRLPDGFSPVAWSPESRWLLLADNLHEEAAPVRLDVTSGDQRPVTGLDGERWQPLAVLPGDEVLFLGTSDEPVRRTDVDLRQLEVVGGTEPTLLQLNLRRHLRSAESLGSETPRISPDGRALLFSVVEVADPEQGMPGLDHGGDLIRVDLTSKGVRRIPLPHSDRPGPAAASPSPAAARDWWTEPLGYLPEGVLLRLRTADGQGDALQVLDPATGAVNTVTELPARARAAEFVWPRGS encoded by the coding sequence ATGAGCGGGTTGAGGGACATGTTCGATGAGATCGCCGAGCAGGCGAAGGTGTACGACGTCACCGGCCGTGCCGTCCGGGTCGCCCGGCGCCGCCGCCGGGCCGCCCGGCTCGCCCCGGTGGCCGCGGCAGCGACCGTGGTCGCCTTCGGCACCGTCGCGGTCGTCGGACTGCGGCCGGACCCGCCCGTCGCGCAGACGGTCGTCGCGGTACCGACCGTCGACTGGCTGCCGGACCGGCTCGACCTGCCGGCGTCCGGGCCGGATGCCCTGCCGGCCAGCGGCCCGGTCGGCCCGGGTGTCCTCGTCTACGCCGACCTGCGTCCCGGCGCGCCCCCGCCGGTGCTGCTCACCGAGGACGGCCGGCAGCACCGGCTGGCCGAGCCGGTCACCTCGGCGGCGGGCCTGTCGCACACCCGGCCGACCCTCTCACCCGACGGCCGCTGGCTCGGTGAACAGCGCGACGGGCGGTACGTCGTCCGCGACCTGACCGGCACCACCCGGCACCGGCTCCCGGACGGATTCTCCCCGGTCGCCTGGTCGCCGGAGAGCCGCTGGCTGCTGCTGGCCGACAACCTGCACGAGGAGGCGGCGCCGGTCCGGCTCGACGTGACCTCCGGAGACCAGCGGCCGGTGACCGGCCTCGACGGCGAGCGCTGGCAGCCGCTCGCGGTGCTACCCGGCGACGAGGTGTTGTTCCTCGGGACCTCCGACGAACCCGTCCGGCGGACCGACGTCGATCTTCGACAGCTCGAGGTGGTCGGCGGCACCGAGCCGACCCTTCTCCAGCTCAACCTGCGCCGCCACCTGCGGTCGGCGGAGAGCCTGGGCTCCGAGACGCCGAGGATCTCTCCGGACGGCCGGGCACTGCTGTTCAGCGTGGTCGAGGTGGCGGATCCGGAGCAGGGCATGCCGGGGCTGGACCACGGCGGCGACCTGATCCGGGTCGACCTGACCAGCAAGGGAGTACGCCGGATCCCGCTGCCGCACTCCGACCGGCCAGGTCCGGCGGCGGCGAGCCCGAGCCCGGCGGCGGCTCGGGACTGGTGGACCGAGCCGCTCGGCTACCTGCCGGAGGGGGTGTTGCTGCGGCTGCGTACCGCCGACGGGCAGGGTGACGCGCTCCAGGTGCTCGATCCGGCGACCGGTGCCGTCAACACGGTCACCGAACTGCCGGCGCGGGCCCGGGCGGCGGAGTTCGTCTGGCCCCGGGGCTCCTGA
- a CDS encoding SigE family RNA polymerase sigma factor produces MEDEVGFREFVEARLVRLSRVAYLLTGRHHDAEDLLQAALVKVAARWRRVAATGDPEAYVRRVMYNERILSWRRWRRQVVQPAEGVPEIGPAGDAADGVVSRLLLERALARLTWRQRAVLVLRFFEDLSVAETAAVLGCSTGTVKSQTSHALGRLRTLAPELADLMSGPMEVSDERVEGHVR; encoded by the coding sequence GTGGAGGACGAGGTTGGCTTCCGGGAGTTCGTCGAGGCACGGCTGGTCCGACTGTCCCGAGTGGCCTACCTGCTGACCGGGCGGCACCACGACGCCGAGGACCTGTTGCAGGCCGCGCTGGTCAAGGTCGCCGCACGGTGGCGGCGCGTCGCCGCGACCGGCGACCCCGAGGCGTACGTCCGGCGCGTCATGTACAACGAGCGGATCCTGTCCTGGCGCAGGTGGCGCCGGCAGGTGGTGCAGCCTGCCGAGGGCGTACCCGAAATCGGGCCGGCCGGGGACGCGGCCGACGGCGTGGTTTCCCGGCTTCTCCTGGAACGCGCCCTCGCCCGGCTCACCTGGCGACAGCGGGCGGTGCTGGTGCTGCGGTTCTTCGAGGACCTCTCGGTCGCCGAGACGGCGGCGGTGCTGGGCTGCTCGACCGGCACCGTGAAGAGCCAGACCAGCCATGCCCTCGGTCGGCTGCGGACCCTCGCCCCCGAACTCGCCGACCTGATGAGTGGACCGATGGAGGTGTCGGATGAGCGGGTTGAGGGACATGTTCGATGA
- a CDS encoding PPC domain-containing protein — MRRTIAILAAGTLAATGLTATGAQARPSTDERSAGVVTSAPAIGLAKVKPSAAKQPAGPNPFLALLPDPAKADYVGWKNWLAKQGDQRAGLRAQQRAAAAAPVLADEEEPAGIRGGNDTPANAQRITGFGTGGEDNPRLRIVGSLSPEQVDATEIGPNPEDDGAIPLAGETGVGTTEQAVTTTAAIGDGPHGSAASGSGDFDFYEVTGVAGRTLTVDVDTPAGELDSVVLLYDAEGELIALNDDSPEGLDSLLVHQFAADGTYYVAVIGFPTLPADPFDSASGGGAGSEGPYQVTIGTAEQDTDFFAVKLRPGDVVGASVEGSAAKITVYDPDGREVHGSDQDASSLYPPNSPLPGGGNAVTEHVADKAGWHYVGVSLGDGMYDITVEAYRSGQQPRQTLFLDFDGARINTAIFGGPGVRTLSPMRAFLGRWGLTAADEDAVIDGIIAGVRENLRHDMIESGLNPRFDIRILNSRDHADPFGQANVSRIIIGGSIEESGVPTIGVAQYIDPGNFGTQDSALVLLDVLSDPAGEEPSLNTYITEASNRVEFVGRAVGNVTAHEAGHFFGNWHVDQFNEQANIMDQGGNFPLMFAVGPDGVGGTADDPDVDFGEDTFNPGEGFTGTEDTLSRIVFGVTR, encoded by the coding sequence ATGCGTCGAACGATCGCGATCCTGGCCGCCGGAACATTGGCGGCGACAGGGTTGACAGCGACCGGCGCCCAGGCTCGGCCGAGTACGGACGAGCGCAGTGCGGGCGTTGTCACCAGCGCCCCGGCCATCGGCCTCGCCAAGGTGAAGCCGAGCGCCGCCAAGCAGCCAGCCGGACCGAACCCGTTCCTCGCACTGCTGCCGGACCCGGCCAAGGCGGACTACGTCGGGTGGAAGAACTGGCTGGCCAAGCAGGGCGACCAGCGGGCCGGGCTGCGGGCGCAGCAGCGGGCGGCGGCCGCCGCACCGGTACTGGCCGACGAGGAGGAACCGGCCGGCATCCGTGGCGGCAACGACACTCCGGCGAACGCACAGCGGATCACCGGATTCGGTACGGGCGGTGAGGACAATCCCCGGCTGCGGATCGTCGGCAGCCTCTCCCCGGAGCAGGTGGACGCGACCGAGATCGGGCCGAACCCGGAGGACGACGGCGCCATCCCGCTGGCCGGCGAGACCGGGGTCGGCACCACCGAGCAGGCCGTCACCACCACGGCCGCGATCGGGGACGGCCCGCACGGCAGCGCGGCCAGCGGCAGCGGCGACTTCGACTTCTACGAGGTCACCGGCGTCGCCGGCCGGACCCTGACGGTCGACGTCGACACGCCGGCCGGTGAACTCGACTCGGTCGTCCTGCTCTACGACGCCGAGGGCGAGTTGATCGCGCTCAACGACGACAGCCCGGAGGGACTGGACAGCCTGCTGGTGCACCAGTTCGCCGCCGACGGCACCTACTACGTGGCGGTGATCGGCTTCCCGACCCTCCCGGCCGACCCGTTCGACTCGGCCAGCGGCGGGGGTGCCGGCAGCGAGGGGCCGTACCAGGTCACCATCGGCACCGCCGAGCAGGACACCGACTTCTTCGCCGTGAAGCTGCGGCCGGGTGACGTGGTCGGCGCCTCGGTCGAGGGCTCGGCCGCCAAGATCACGGTCTACGACCCGGACGGCCGCGAGGTGCACGGGTCCGACCAGGACGCTTCCTCCCTCTACCCGCCGAACAGCCCGCTGCCGGGCGGCGGCAACGCGGTCACCGAGCACGTGGCCGACAAGGCCGGCTGGCACTACGTCGGGGTGAGCCTCGGCGACGGCATGTACGACATCACGGTCGAGGCGTACCGGTCGGGGCAGCAGCCGCGGCAGACGCTCTTCCTCGACTTCGACGGTGCCCGGATCAACACCGCCATCTTCGGCGGCCCGGGCGTGCGCACCCTGAGCCCGATGCGGGCCTTCCTCGGCCGGTGGGGGCTGACCGCCGCCGACGAGGACGCGGTGATCGACGGGATCATCGCCGGGGTACGGGAGAACCTCCGGCACGACATGATCGAGAGTGGGCTCAACCCGCGCTTCGACATCCGGATCCTGAACAGCCGGGACCACGCCGACCCGTTCGGGCAGGCGAACGTCAGCCGGATCATCATCGGCGGCAGCATCGAGGAGTCGGGCGTACCGACCATCGGTGTGGCGCAGTACATCGACCCGGGCAACTTCGGCACCCAGGACTCCGCGCTGGTACTGCTGGACGTGCTGAGCGACCCGGCCGGTGAGGAGCCGTCGCTGAACACGTACATCACCGAGGCCAGCAACCGGGTCGAGTTCGTCGGCCGGGCGGTGGGCAACGTGACCGCGCACGAGGCCGGGCACTTCTTCGGCAACTGGCACGTCGACCAGTTCAACGAGCAGGCGAACATCATGGACCAGGGCGGTAACTTCCCGCTGATGTTCGCGGTCGGCCCGGACGGCGTCGGCGGCACCGCCGACGACCCCGACGTCGACTTCGGCGAGGACACCTTCAACCCGGGCGAGGGCTTCACCGGTACCGAGGACACCCTCAGCCGGATCGTCTTCGGCGTCACCCGGTGA
- a CDS encoding cysteine hydrolase family protein, with translation MSSRALVVIDVQESFRQRPIWAATSNPDLVDRVRRLTEAFRASGDLVVWVLHTEPGTGTVFDPALGHVRLIAGLEPEPGEPVLHKTSHNAFTTTNLQQLLTGAGVVEVAVCGIRTEQCVETTARLASDLGYRVTFVTDATATNPIEHPDAPPGRTLAEILADPRTLGVDEIVARTEYALAGRFATIRTVAELTGGSTGGDPAVVDRAAVPEPAG, from the coding sequence ATGTCATCCCGTGCACTCGTCGTCATCGACGTACAGGAGTCGTTCCGGCAACGGCCGATCTGGGCGGCCACCTCGAACCCAGACCTCGTCGACCGGGTACGCCGGCTGACCGAAGCGTTCCGGGCCTCCGGTGATCTCGTGGTCTGGGTGCTGCACACCGAGCCCGGCACCGGCACCGTCTTCGACCCGGCGCTCGGTCACGTCCGGCTGATCGCCGGCCTGGAGCCCGAGCCCGGTGAGCCGGTGCTGCACAAGACCTCGCACAACGCGTTCACCACCACCAACCTCCAGCAACTGCTGACCGGGGCGGGGGTGGTGGAGGTGGCGGTCTGCGGGATCCGTACCGAGCAGTGCGTCGAGACCACCGCCCGACTCGCCAGCGATCTCGGCTACCGGGTGACGTTCGTGACCGACGCGACCGCGACGAATCCGATCGAGCATCCCGACGCCCCGCCCGGCCGTACCCTCGCCGAGATCCTCGCCGACCCGCGCACGCTCGGCGTCGACGAGATCGTCGCGCGTACCGAGTACGCGCTCGCCGGCCGCTTCGCCACCATCCGTACCGTGGCGGAGCTGACCGGCGGGAGTACCGGAGGCGACCCGGCGGTCGTCGACCGGGCCGCCGTGCCGGAGCCGGCCGGGTGA
- a CDS encoding GlxA family transcriptional regulator: protein MTNVLFLLAARLHLLDLAGPAQAFSTAADLGGGYVLHYVGEQEEVDTTQGVPLRARTDWPELGPDDLIVVPGWRPADRPGRAGRPGFTAATLERLVQHHRRGGTVASVCAGAFALAGAGLLDGRRCTTHHDLSDELARRHPRAVVVRDVLYVVDDRVVTSAGIASGIDLALHLLAVRHGPGFAARVAREMVVYARRNGDERQTSAMLRHRGHISDVVHRVQDVIDARFADRLALADLAAAVGVSERTLTRVFVRAVGVTPLRYQQLLRVERAEHLIGHGATVEAAARAVGFGDARMLRRLRGRAGSAPAGG, encoded by the coding sequence GTGACGAACGTCCTCTTCCTGCTCGCCGCCCGGCTGCACCTGCTCGACCTGGCCGGCCCGGCGCAGGCGTTCTCCACCGCCGCCGACCTCGGCGGCGGCTACGTCCTGCACTACGTCGGCGAGCAGGAGGAGGTCGACACCACCCAGGGCGTACCCCTGCGGGCCCGGACCGACTGGCCGGAGCTGGGCCCCGACGACCTGATCGTGGTGCCCGGATGGCGGCCCGCCGACCGGCCCGGCCGGGCCGGTCGTCCCGGGTTCACCGCCGCGACCCTGGAACGGCTGGTCCAGCACCACCGCCGGGGCGGCACGGTGGCCAGCGTCTGTGCCGGGGCGTTCGCGCTGGCCGGCGCCGGGCTGCTGGACGGCCGGCGCTGCACCACCCACCACGACCTCTCCGACGAGCTGGCCCGTCGGCATCCCCGGGCCGTCGTGGTCCGGGACGTGCTCTACGTCGTGGACGACCGCGTGGTCACCTCGGCCGGCATCGCCAGCGGGATCGACCTGGCCCTGCACCTGCTCGCCGTGCGGCACGGCCCCGGGTTCGCCGCCCGGGTGGCGCGGGAGATGGTCGTCTACGCCCGGCGCAACGGCGACGAGCGGCAAACCAGCGCGATGCTGCGACACCGGGGCCACATCAGCGACGTGGTGCACCGGGTGCAGGACGTCATCGACGCCCGCTTCGCCGACCGGCTGGCCCTGGCCGACCTGGCCGCCGCCGTCGGGGTCAGCGAACGGACCCTCACCCGGGTCTTCGTCCGGGCCGTCGGGGTGACGCCGCTGCGCTACCAGCAACTGCTCCGGGTCGAACGCGCCGAGCACCTGATCGGGCACGGCGCCACCGTCGAGGCCGCCGCCCGAGCGGTCGGCTTCGGCGACGCCCGGATGCTGCGCCGGCTGCGCGGCCGGGCCGGGTCCGCCCCGGCCGGCGGCTAG
- a CDS encoding aldo/keto reductase, with amino-acid sequence MRYVRLGGSGLEVSSVVLGCMSFGDPQRGTHSWSVGLDEARPFFRQAVEAGITTFDTANVYSLGTSEEITGRLLGEFARRDEVVIATKVHGRMGPGPKGGGLSRAAIFTQVDESLRRLGTDYIDLYQIHRYDPEVPIEETMEALHDLVRAGKVRYLGASSMWTWQFAQAQYTADLHGWTRFVSMQDQYNLIMREEEREMLPFCLDQGVGVLPWSPLARGRLTRDWDVNTARSETDIFGGTLYKQAEEADRLVVGAVAEVAAELGVPRAQVALAWLLHQPAVTAPIVGATRPEHITDAVAAVELALGEDELRRLGEHYVPHAPEGF; translated from the coding sequence ATGCGGTACGTACGGCTGGGCGGCTCGGGGCTGGAAGTGTCGAGCGTCGTCCTCGGATGCATGAGCTTCGGCGACCCGCAGCGCGGCACACACTCCTGGTCGGTCGGCCTGGACGAGGCGCGCCCCTTCTTCCGGCAGGCCGTCGAGGCCGGGATCACCACCTTCGACACCGCCAACGTCTACTCCCTCGGCACCAGTGAGGAGATCACCGGCCGGCTGCTCGGCGAGTTCGCCCGGCGGGACGAGGTGGTCATCGCCACCAAGGTGCACGGCCGGATGGGTCCGGGTCCGAAGGGCGGCGGGCTGTCCCGGGCGGCGATCTTCACCCAGGTCGACGAGAGCCTGCGCCGGCTCGGCACCGACTACATCGACCTCTACCAGATCCACCGGTACGACCCGGAGGTGCCGATCGAGGAGACGATGGAGGCGCTGCACGACCTGGTACGGGCCGGCAAGGTGCGCTATCTCGGCGCATCCTCGATGTGGACGTGGCAGTTCGCGCAGGCGCAGTACACCGCCGACCTGCACGGCTGGACCCGGTTCGTGTCCATGCAGGACCAGTACAACCTGATCATGCGGGAGGAGGAGCGGGAGATGCTGCCGTTCTGCCTCGACCAGGGCGTCGGGGTACTCCCCTGGAGCCCGCTGGCCCGGGGCCGGCTGACCCGGGACTGGGACGTCAACACCGCGCGCAGCGAGACGGACATCTTCGGCGGCACGCTCTACAAGCAGGCCGAGGAGGCCGACCGCCTGGTCGTCGGCGCCGTCGCCGAGGTCGCCGCCGAACTCGGGGTTCCCCGGGCCCAGGTCGCGCTCGCCTGGCTGCTGCACCAGCCGGCGGTGACCGCCCCGATCGTCGGGGCGACGAGGCCGGAGCACATCACCGACGCCGTCGCCGCAGTCGAACTGGCGCTCGGCGAGGACGAGCTGCGCCGGCTCGGCGAGCACTATGTGCCGCACGCCCCGGAAGGCTTCTGA
- a CDS encoding serine/threonine-protein kinase yields MLSPGVVLNDRYLLGNRVATGGMGDVWSATDTLLKRRVAVKVLLPALVSDTEFITRFRTEARLMAALRHPGIVGVYDYGEDAVVDGRRVDYLVMEFIDGMSLAKRIKAVGRLGVAETLSVLTQAAQALHVAHQASIVHRDVKPSNLLVQPDGSVVLVDFGVARSANVTSITASNIVLGSAHYMAPEQIAGRPVSAATDVYALGAVAYCCLTGRPPFTGGNPLHIVTQHLQEAPPALPPDVPAPVAMLVNRALAKEPADRYPSAAAFAEAARAAGYAISSSSTVPLPSPGPLPVSSPPPPPSTTPLPAGALPPPGTQSPTGAQWSAGTLPSAGDRSPGGSPGWPAGPGHTGPTLPAAGPAGPPTGGGRRRRVAVLAGVAATVVAVVGLVALLIGRPGPEQTGAEPQNRARIATSSGEASGGEVEETEPAAQASASAGPNRPASTAGGPGRSPEAQPAEPGGGGKPAPGPGTTRPAPEKNPHTPGKVCGGGYQVVDSATLTGPNGAQLARVYLLYNNSNGNNCTVALKTSSVGVASQVSVYLEVQGASRRTDSGAYEYYAGPVRAKAAGVCVRWGGSAGGVSYNSSFEHCG; encoded by the coding sequence ATGCTCTCTCCGGGAGTCGTGCTCAACGACCGCTACCTGCTCGGGAACCGGGTCGCGACCGGCGGCATGGGAGACGTCTGGTCGGCCACCGACACCCTGCTGAAGCGGCGGGTCGCGGTGAAGGTGCTGCTCCCGGCGCTGGTCTCGGACACCGAGTTCATCACCCGGTTCCGCACCGAGGCCCGACTGATGGCCGCGCTGCGGCATCCCGGCATCGTCGGCGTCTACGACTACGGCGAGGACGCGGTGGTCGACGGTCGCCGGGTGGACTACCTGGTGATGGAGTTCATCGACGGGATGTCCCTGGCCAAGCGGATCAAGGCGGTGGGCCGGCTCGGTGTCGCCGAGACCCTCTCCGTGCTGACCCAGGCCGCGCAGGCGCTGCACGTCGCGCACCAGGCCAGCATCGTGCACCGGGACGTCAAGCCGAGCAACCTGCTGGTGCAGCCGGACGGTTCCGTCGTACTGGTCGACTTCGGGGTGGCCCGGTCGGCGAACGTGACCAGCATCACCGCCAGCAACATCGTGCTCGGTTCCGCGCACTACATGGCCCCGGAGCAGATCGCCGGCCGTCCCGTCTCGGCGGCCACCGACGTGTACGCGCTCGGCGCCGTCGCGTACTGCTGCCTCACCGGTCGGCCGCCGTTCACCGGCGGCAACCCGCTGCACATCGTGACCCAGCACCTCCAGGAGGCGCCGCCCGCACTGCCGCCGGACGTACCGGCCCCGGTGGCGATGCTGGTCAACCGGGCCCTGGCAAAGGAGCCGGCCGACCGGTACCCGAGTGCGGCGGCGTTCGCCGAGGCCGCCCGCGCCGCCGGGTATGCCATCTCGTCCTCCTCCACGGTGCCGCTGCCGTCGCCGGGCCCGCTGCCGGTGTCCAGCCCGCCGCCGCCACCGTCGACCACGCCGCTGCCTGCCGGCGCCCTGCCGCCACCCGGGACCCAGTCGCCCACTGGCGCACAGTGGTCCGCCGGGACCCTGCCGTCGGCCGGTGACCGGTCGCCGGGCGGGTCGCCCGGCTGGCCGGCCGGGCCCGGTCACACCGGGCCGACCCTGCCCGCCGCCGGCCCGGCCGGCCCACCGACCGGCGGCGGCAGGCGGCGCCGCGTGGCGGTGCTGGCCGGGGTGGCAGCCACCGTCGTCGCGGTGGTCGGCCTGGTCGCGCTGCTGATCGGGCGCCCCGGACCGGAGCAGACGGGGGCGGAGCCGCAGAACCGGGCACGAATCGCCACGTCCAGCGGCGAGGCCTCGGGCGGCGAGGTCGAGGAGACCGAACCGGCGGCCCAGGCGAGCGCGAGTGCCGGGCCGAACCGGCCGGCGAGCACGGCCGGCGGGCCGGGCCGCTCACCCGAGGCCCAGCCCGCCGAGCCGGGCGGCGGCGGAAAGCCGGCTCCGGGGCCGGGCACCACCCGTCCCGCGCCGGAGAAGAACCCGCACACCCCGGGCAAGGTCTGCGGCGGCGGCTACCAGGTCGTCGACTCGGCGACCCTGACCGGCCCGAACGGCGCCCAGCTGGCCCGGGTGTACCTGCTCTACAACAACAGCAACGGCAACAACTGCACGGTCGCCCTCAAGACCAGCTCCGTCGGCGTCGCCAGCCAGGTCTCGGTGTACCTGGAGGTGCAGGGCGCGAGCCGGCGCACCGACAGCGGGGCGTACGAGTACTACGCGGGTCCGGTACGGGCCAAGGCCGCCGGGGTCTGCGTCAGGTGGGGCGGGTCGGCCGGCGGAGTCAGCTACAACAGCTCCTTCGAGCACTGCGGCTGA